One part of the Methermicoccus shengliensis DSM 18856 genome encodes these proteins:
- the fpoO gene encoding F420H2 dehydrogenase subunit FpoO: MADCDLCGRSEPTLVPVRVRVPRYRDSYPEGMWRGLCKSCLECAHEAFRSKEKKVVQGRCALSLVHGDVVEFDVRIPSFTHGVRMEVRHLTPKVLESCSITYERDQRGELPPYE; encoded by the coding sequence ATGGCAGACTGCGATTTGTGTGGAAGAAGCGAGCCCACCCTCGTGCCCGTGAGGGTGCGTGTGCCGAGGTACAGGGACTCCTATCCAGAGGGCATGTGGAGGGGGCTGTGCAAGAGCTGTCTGGAGTGCGCCCACGAGGCGTTCAGGAGCAAGGAAAAGAAGGTCGTGCAGGGAAGATGCGCCCTCTCGCTCGTCCATGGCGATGTGGTCGAGTTCGATGTGCGCATCCCCTCCTTTACACACGGCGTGAGAATGGAGGTCCGCCATCTCACACCAAAGGTGCTCGAAAGCTGTAGCATCACATACGAGCGGGACCAGAGAGGGGAGCTTCCACCATACGAGTGA
- a CDS encoding PAS domain-containing protein: MPVNGYSSTTIRTPVYEMLKKIAKERGISVSDVIEEAAMGLVERAPEIEDIDSVSAEMHHLIQTTQRMQERAIRRVERIIEEFRRAQEKYKTLVETIPNLVFSTDPSGNFTYVNPMIYEYLGKHPNEVIGKNITNFVHEDDVDTMKAMFVRLSNGRRVDEEYRFIDENNNTKYLHLYITPIMSKGKVVEAVGVASDVTEHRRAEEKIAYLKQFNESIVQNAPLGIITFDKEGNVTSFNEVFLKQLLCTPEELMNRNVFRDSIDERMESWYRKCLNGNMCEYRGPCTITAGGITRYYHKWFAPLKVDGKVVGGICIVEDITEQKEMEEKLQRQAKQSRAE, encoded by the coding sequence ATGCCAGTAAATGGTTATTCGAGCACAACCATAAGGACCCCAGTCTATGAGATGCTCAAGAAAATCGCAAAGGAAAGGGGGATTTCCGTCTCCGATGTAATAGAAGAAGCGGCGATGGGGCTTGTGGAACGTGCGCCAGAGATTGAGGACATAGACTCCGTATCAGCCGAGATGCACCACCTCATACAGACCACTCAAAGGATGCAAGAGAGAGCCATCCGTCGTGTTGAGAGGATAATCGAGGAGTTCAGACGGGCTCAGGAGAAGTACAAAACTCTCGTTGAGACCATCCCCAACCTCGTGTTTTCCACAGACCCGAGTGGCAACTTCACCTATGTAAATCCGATGATATACGAGTATCTTGGCAAGCACCCCAACGAAGTGATAGGGAAAAACATCACCAATTTCGTGCACGAAGATGATGTGGACACCATGAAGGCCATGTTCGTGAGACTATCCAATGGCAGAAGAGTGGACGAAGAGTACAGGTTCATAGATGAGAACAACAACACAAAGTATCTGCATCTCTACATCACCCCCATAATGAGCAAAGGAAAGGTAGTCGAGGCAGTGGGTGTGGCGAGCGATGTCACTGAGCACAGGAGGGCAGAGGAAAAGATAGCCTATCTCAAACAGTTCAACGAAAGCATAGTGCAGAACGCACCCCTTGGCATCATCACCTTCGATAAGGAAGGTAACGTCACAAGCTTTAACGAGGTCTTCTTAAAGCAGCTTCTGTGCACCCCCGAGGAGCTGATGAACCGAAACGTGTTCAGGGACTCCATAGACGAAAGGATGGAGAGCTGGTACAGAAAATGCCTCAATGGCAATATGTGCGAGTACCGTGGCCCATGCACAATTACCGCGGGTGGCATAACGAGATACTATCATAAGTGGTTTGCACCCCTCAAGGTGGATGGCAAGGTAGTTGGCGGGATATGCATCGTGGAGGACATCACCGAACAGAAGGAGATGGAAGAGAAGCTGCAAAGGCAGGCCAAGCAAAGTCGAGCTGAGTAA